The following are encoded in a window of Oncorhynchus keta strain PuntledgeMale-10-30-2019 chromosome 10, Oket_V2, whole genome shotgun sequence genomic DNA:
- the LOC127932263 gene encoding histone H2B produces the protein MPEPAKSAPKKGSKKAVTKTAGKGGKKRRKSRKESYAIYVYKVLKQVHPDTGISSKAMGIMNSFVNDIFERIAGESSRLAHYNKRSTITSREIQTAVRLLLPGELAKHAVSEGTKAVTKYTSSK, from the coding sequence ATGCCCGAGCCAGCAAAGTCCGCGCCCAAGAAGGGCTCCAAGAAAGCCGTCACCAAGACCGCAGGGAAAGGCGGCAAGAAGCGCCGAAAGTCTAGGAAGGAGAGCTACGCCATTTACGTGTACAAAGTCCTGAAGCAGGTCCACCCCGATACCGGCATCTCCTCCAAGGCCATGGGAATCATGAACTCGTTCGTGAACGACATCTTCGAGCGCATCGCCGGAGAGTCGTCTCGCCTGGCCCACTACAACAAGCGTTCCACCATCACCTCCAGGGAGATCCAGACCGCAGTGCGCCTGCTGCTCCCCGGAGAGCTGGCCAAGCACGCAGTGTCCGAGGGCACCAAGGCCGTGACCAAGTACACCAGCTCCAAGTAA
- the LOC127932257 gene encoding histone H1 produces MAEVAPAPAAAAPAKAPKKKAAAKPKKAGPSVGELIVKAVSASKERSGVSLAALKKSLAAGGYDVEKNNSRVKIAVKSLVTKGTLVQTKGTGASGSFKLNKKAVEAKKPAKKAAAPKAKKVAAKKPAAAKKPKKVAAKKAVAAKKSPKKAKKPATPKKAAKSPKKVKKPAAAAKKAAKSPKKATKAAKPKAAKPKAAKAKKAAPKKK; encoded by the coding sequence ATGGCAGAAGTCGCACCAGCACCCGCCGCCGCCGCGCCGGCCAAGGCACCCAAGAAGAAGGCAGCAGCCAAGCCCAAGAAAGCGGGACCCAGCGTAGGCGAGCTCATCGTCAAGGCGGTGTCCGCCTCCAAGGAGAGGAGCGGCGTGTCCCTGGCCGCGCTCAAGAAGTCTCTGGCGGCAGGCGGCTACGACGTGGAGAAGAACAACTCCCGTGTCAAGATCGCCGTCAAGAGCCTCGTCACCAAGGGCACCCTGGTCCAGACCAAGGGCACCGGTGCCTCTGGCTCCTTCAAGCTCAACAAGAAGGCCGTCGAGGCAAAGAAGCCCGCCAAGAAAGCCGCAGCCCCCAAAGCTAAGAAGGTGGCCGCCAAGAAGCCCGCCGCTGCCAAGAAGCCCAAGAAGGTAGCAGCCAAGAAGGCCGTGGCCGCAAAGAAGTCCCCCAAGAAGGCCAAGAAGCCCGCTACACCCAAAAAGGCCGCCAAGAGCCCAAAGAAGGTGAAGAAGCCCGCCGCAGCGGCCAAGAAAGCGGCCAAGAGCCCCAAGAAGGCTACCAAGGCAGCGAAGCCCAAAGCCGCCAAGCCCAAGGCAGCCAAGGCCAAGAAGGCAGCCCCCAAGAAGAAGTAA
- the LOC127932262 gene encoding histone H2A: MSGRGKTGGKARAKAKTRSSRAGLQFPVGRVHRLLRKGNYAERVGAGAPVYLAAVLEYLTAEILELAGNAARDNKKTRIIPRHLQLAVRNDEELNKLLGGVTIAQGGVLPNIQAVLLPKKTEKAVKAK; the protein is encoded by the coding sequence ATGAGCGGAAGAGGCAAAACCGGAGGCAAGGCCAGGGCGAAGGCAAAGACACGTTCATCCCGTGCCGGGCTCCAGTTCCCCGTGGGCCGTGTGCACAGGCTGCTGCGCAAAGGCAACTACGCCGAGCGTGTGGGCGCTGGCGCACCAGTCTACCTGGCCGCAGTGCTCGAGTACCTGACTGCTGAGATCCTGGAGTTGGCCGGAAACGCTGCCCGTGACAACAAGAAGACTCGTATCATCCCCCGTCACCTGCAGCTGGCAGTCCGTAACGACGAGGAGCTGAACAAACTGCTTGGCGGCGTGACCATCGCTCAGGGTGGTGTTCTGCCCAACATCCAGGCAGTGCTGCTCCCCAAGAAGACTGAGAAGGCCGTCAAAGCCAAGTAA
- the LOC127932264 gene encoding histone H2B-like, with product MPEPAKSAPKKGSKKAVTKTAGKGGKKRRKSRKESYAIYVYKVLKQVHPDTGISSKAMGIMNSFVNDIERIAGESSRLAHYNKRSTITSREIQTAVRLLLPGELAKHAVSEGTKAVTKYTSSK from the coding sequence ATGCCCGAGCCAGCAAAGTCCGCGCCCAAGAAGGGCTCCAAGAAAGCCGTCACCAAGACCGCAGGGAAAGGCGGCAAGAAGCGCCGAAAGTCTAGGAAGGAGAGCTACGCCATTTACGTGTACAAAGTCCTGAAGCAGGTCCACCCCGATACCGGCATCTCCTCCAAGGCCATGGGAATCATGAACTCGTTCGTGAACGACATCGAGCGCATCGCCGGAGAGTCGTCTCGCCTGGCCCACTACAACAAGCGTTCCACCATCACCTCCAGGGAGATCCAGACCGCAGTGCGCCTGCTGCTCCCCGGAGAGCTGGCCAAGCACGCAGTGTCCGAGGGCACCAAGGCCGTGACCAAGTACACCAGCTCCAAGTAA